The Triticum aestivum cultivar Chinese Spring chromosome 6D, IWGSC CS RefSeq v2.1, whole genome shotgun sequence genomic sequence ggggtagaccgaatttgacatgggaggagtccgttaagagagacctgaagggttgaagtatcaccaaagagctagctatggacagggatgcgtggaagcttgctatccatgtgccagagccatgagttggttgcgagatcttatgggtttcacctctagcctaccccaacttgtttgggactaaaggctttgttgttgttgtcgttgttgttatTTTCTAGATAAATAAGAGAAAATATGGAACAAAAATGTTACGAAAAATTCGATCTAAAATTGAATGGTCACTTGATTTTAGGGTGTACTTATGGTAGGAAGCACATTTTTTTCTTTTCGAGAACAGGTAGGAAGCAAAATCAAATCACGTGATTGTAGGGTGCAGTTTTGGTACGAAGGAATCACGTGATTTCAGGATGCAGTTTTGGTAGGAAGCAAACTCAAATAACAAACCCTGTTACGCGGAAGCAGGCTATCATCCAGGCCCACGTTGGAAACACCCAGCAAAATCTGCTAGTTAATGACTCTAATCCAACGGCTCTAGCCTGGTCTGACGGGACGCTTGGGATCAGTAGTGGTTCCGTGTAGTCTGATCCTAATGGTTCCCTGTATGTATTGTAATAATAAAACCAGTTGCTTTGTTTTAAGGCGTGTGTCTGTGCAAGCATTTCTTGGTTAGAAGTACTACATAGCATCAACATATCGTTTTGACCGAGTCCACAAGCATCCATTATCCATCTCAAACATGGACCCGTGTGCTCGATTAAAATACATCTGTTGGGCCGCCCCTCGCGTGCCGTTCCCGTACTACGGTACATACAGGTACAGAACATGAAACAACCGACCCGTTACCACATCACTGTGAACCCCCTCTGACGTCGGCCTCAACACCGTCACCCACGGCGTCTCTTGCGTCTCGTACACACATTAACTCGCCTCACCTGCCAGCTGGTCCACAACGGAAATCCCGCATCTCAAAGGGAACGAACGCCTCTCGATACAGAGAGCgcgcgagctcgtccgcgccgaGCAATTTTCGCCCGTTTCACCTCTTTTTATCCAACCGTCTTTATATACATCCCCCTCTTTTATTcgtctctttgattttttttctctcgtttcTGATTTTTCTCCCATCGATTTTTCTTAAAATGGAATTAATTGTCTCATGTTTTATTAACTTATCAAAGTGAAATCATATTTTCTTTGGCAAGTCATTAAATTCTTACTAAAtacgtttcaaaatagatgactcaactttgtactaactttaatacaaagttgggtcatctattttgaaacggagggagcaaGTGCTTATCAATAAGCTGGTAGATAAATTGTGGCGATTGCATACAAATGCTAAGATTTTAGCGCATTAATGTAATAATCGACATGCAGTCATGGGCAAATCTATTAAAATGTTTatactcccgttgcaacgcacgggcaattataTAGTACAGTTAAAAGAAGTTTACAAGCTTACTAAAACGGTTCTTCAAGTTTCCAAGTTCAAATTTATTACATTGTTGTCGGAAGCCGAAAAAAGAGAAATATTGACATCTTACCGTTGAAAAAAAATTGATGGGTTTAATTCGCCTCTCACTTGTTTAAGAGGAATGGGTAATGGCCTTGCTAATCATCTTTGTTTTGCTTCTGGGTTCATTCTTGTACATGCACAAGTATGTGCTTTCAAAATTCAGGCGAGTATTTCTGTTTTCGAGGATTTACCTTCAGACTGCAGAGTCAGAAGGCACCTTAATTCTTATCTTGCAGTGATTAAAGGTCCTAGTTGAATTTGACCACGtaacacatgtggtaagcaatccgaACTATTAAAAAAAAAGTCCTAGTTGAGTCTGAGCTCAATAGAATTTAACAGCAAGTACACTTCAAATATCACGAAGGATAACAGCATGTATttttaccagtgcaatatttgcaGATATTATCTTGGTGGCGGTTAAAAGGTAAGAATAATATTACATAGGTCGTACTAATACTGGTAATAAACACaagagaataacagcaggtctgCCTCAAATACCAACAACTGCAACAACAAACACAGGAGGGCCATCACAAATCAACAACTTACTGAATTCGCTTCAACAGTTCTTTCATGAGCTCATACAACAACACAACAGTATACATACACCGAATAGTGGTCCATAACAAGAACTATCCATGCGGTTCTTATCGCACTGCATATTTACACGGAGATAGCTCTCCACACTGCACGTCGTGGTTACTTAATAGGTGCGATAATCGCAGTAGTCTTTTCGAGGAAAAAAGTAGTGAGCCTGCCGGGTTCTTCCCGGGGCACTGCAAGAACATCATCACATGTTTACTGCAGCTGCGGCTTCAGGATGGTAGTGAAGCATCTCCTGCCACATCATTTCCCTGATCATCTCTGAGCTGATGTTCTCATCTATGTCGAGATCGATGGGCACTTGTGCGGGAGGGTTTGCACTTGGGTCATACAGAGGAGACATGTAAGGGTGCTCAAGGGCCTGGGTAACACTGATCCTTTTGGTAGGATCGAAGATGAGCATCTTCTGTAATAGATCGATGGCTAGAGGATGTGCATGTGGGTACATGCTTGCGAGTGGAACACCGGGAGTGTAGGGAAGGGTCTTGATATATCTGCGAGCCTTCGGGTTGTCGATGAACTCCAGGTCAGACTCGCTCATGGTGCCAAGAACATTGACTATCAGTTTTAGCTGATTCAGGCACTCTGTCCCAGGAAAAATAGGCTTGCGGCCAAGTAGCTCAGCAAAGATGCAGCCAACAGACCAAACATCGATGGAAGTGCCGTAGTTGTCACAGCAAAGCAGCAATTCAGGAGCCCTATACCAGCGGGTGACGACGTATTCAGTCATAAACTGGCCTTTACTACTGTTTGTACGTGCAAGACCAAAATCACATATCTTCAGATCACAGTTTGCATTCACCAGTAGGTTCCCAGGTTTTAGGTCTCTGTGGAGTATCTCTGCTGAATGGAGGTATTTCAGTCCTCGAAGCAACTGCAATCAAAATAACAACATCTTAAATCATCAACAGAAAATGTAGATAGGAAGAATAAAAAAGAATTCAAAAGAGCTTACAATAACAGGTTAAATGAAGCACAAGGGTAACATAAATTGAAAATTCATCAGTATACTTGTGTAGAATGAATGCTTATACTTCTTTAGAATGAATGCCTTTACGTAGAGACATGTAGTTCTGTTAGAATGCATGCTTATACTTCATGTAGTGGTAGAGATACTTTTTTAGTTTAATGTATGTACATAAAAGCTGAAACTCTAAAAAGAATGtcattttattaaaaaaaatcagaaagccCCAATTCATTGGATGCGGTGGTCTGACAAGCGAGAAAGTGAAGTCCAAGTAGTCATATTCAATATATCAGCTGGATTGGTAGGTCTGGCTGTTACTATGTTAACAAAATAATTTGTAATTAgaaacatctaaacagaaggtgctAGTTTTAGGTTGCACTGGACATGAGCCTGTGTTggtcttttttatttatttcatgAAGCAGCAAGACAATGCCTCGCAATGTGAATGTGAGAGTACAGGTTGATGTGACTTTCAGGAAAGGAAAATTCACATATCGCATATGAACTATGCTATTGTGTCTAACGATTAAAAAAATACCAAAGGGAAGTAGAAAAGGTGAAAAACCCAACAATATATTCCATGCCATCCAATTTGAAGTTGTCTATATAGCTACAGAGTGAAGCTGCCTTCCACTCTAAAGTTACTAGAAGATACCTTCTGTCCAGCTGTCAATCTAAAGGGCTGCAACCTGGGCTTTGAAACGAAGATAAGTGGCCAGTTATTGCCAGTTCTTTCAAAACCCATTGAGTGAAGGAACATGTGAAACTGACCAGATCACACAGGATGACACCGATATGCCAAGTTGCACTACTGTTCCCGATTTTACCTAGGTTTCACAGTTTTCATTCGAGCTGGCACAAACTTCAAGAATCTTGTGTAAAAATGTGAAAAGAAGTTCATGGTCGGATTAACTAACATTTAAGTGTTTACAAAAGTGTGTGTATTTCAAGTTCGAATCGACAAAGACACCCAACAGTGTGTATTGCAGCGACCAATTAATTTTGTACAGACTAAGGTACCATCCTTGATGAAAATTAGAGTGACCTTGCGAATATAAGAATGGGTAGTGTACTACACATGCAGATATAAGATGTATTATCACAAATGGTGCAGGTAGTGAAAGTAATAAGGAGAAGATACATACTCACTACTATTAAATAATTAAATGTCGAAGAGCGATGGAAAAGGTGTGATCCGAGCATTACCTGAAAAAGAAAATATTGGCAGTGGTCGTTGGAAAGCCCCTGAGGCGATTTGATTATCTGATGCAGGTCAGTATCCATGAGCTCATAAACCAAGTACACATCCTTAAAGCTCCTCCTTTGTACAGGCATCATTATATCCTTCAAAGAAATAACATTCTCATGGCGGAGATGCCGGAGGAGTTTCAGCTCCCGCAAGGTCCTTAGTGCATCCACACGGTTGTCGAATACATTATGTATCTTCTTTATCGCTACTTTCTCGTTTGTCTCACGGTTTATGGATGAGCAAACTATTCCATAAGCTCCTCGGCCAATGGGCTTGATAGGCACATACTTGGTGTCAATCTCAAACAAGGTTTGCCACATTGAGTAGTAGTGCTTCCCTTGGTTTCCCATGCCATTCGGAGGATCCACCAGCATTGCCATTTTCGACTAACAAAACAAAACATAACTTAGTATACCATAAATAACAGTATTAGAAGCAAATTTAGTTTCTCTTAGCTTACACAATCACCAAATTTCAAATGTGAAAAATAAGACAGACTCATTATAAAATACAAGTTGTAACAATGTCCCCATCTTTGAACACTTTCCTAGCCTCCAGACCTTAGACCTGGGATCGATCTAGGCTGCTGTATATTTATTGTTAGTATGTTGGCCAAGTATTGAACTCGAGACCCCTTGACTCTAATACCATATTGAATTGCATGCGCCTAACCAGTTCACCCAAAAGCTTAAGCTGATGAGGAGACATGGACAATAAACAAATCTCCAGCTACAAGAGGCTTTGGTAATAAATTTACATGACCTCAGATGCCAATAGAACACCCACTCTTCTTTTTTGGTAAGTGTTTATGTGGAACTCCAAGTAGAAGAATTCTGAACTGAACCTAAACTGTACCATGCACCACGAGCTGCAAGGCTCATAAATTCTGATCAGAATCGGCAACAGTGAATGAACTATATATATAAGCAGTACATGTTCGCATGTCATCTAAGTGCAGTTGTACTTGCTTATAAATGGACATTGACACTGACCAATCCAGCTCTTGAATTGATCAGCTTCAATGCCCATTTATATAAGCTTATAAACGGTAACTTTGATCGCTAGCGCTGCCAATCTGTGCATCACCACCATGCAATGCTACTCACTACCACCTCTCACGCGCATTCTCATCAGCCTCAATGCTAAACGCACAAACCGAACCCGCAGTCCCGGCGACCGGCGGACGGATGGCCTGCAAGAAACCATAGCTCCCGGTCGCGCCAGATCGTCTGCCCAGATGATTCGCTGGGCAGCCTACCACCCTACCAGCGGGTCGCAGAAATGCCCCCGTCCAGTCATCGCGCACCCCGGCGAGCACCATGGCACGATGCATCACCGGAGCACGAGCGGGCGGGCGGTACGGGGAATCGAATTATTTGGGCGGGACACTCGACTAGGCACGCAGGCGCTCGGCGGCGCAATCCGAGCTCGCCAGCTGGGGCTGCTGGGATCAGGGGCGGCCGATCTCCGCGGGACGGAGACCGGCGCAGTCCGTCCGGACAAGAACCCGCCGATCTCGGGCGGTGCAGGCCCAGCACAAGGATTGCGGAGAGAAGGgcgaggaggaggggaggaaggCTCACTTAcatgagagggggagggagagcagCCGGGAGAggatggggggagggagggggtagGTGGGTAGGATCAGAGCAGCCGCGGCGCCATGGGCGACCGAATTCGGAGGTGAATTGCAGCTGGGGGAGGGAGGAGGAtgcgggtgggggagggggcgcggACGAGGCGAGGAATATTCCTCCGTCCCCGGCGAGGCGCGTGGGAGCGGGGAGGGCACGGTGGCCGTCGGTCCGCGGGATGGGCGCGGGCGGGCCGTCcgatgcggcgcggggcggcgccacGTGCGCAcgagtgggggtggggtggggaggagggaggcgcctgcCGTGGGATGGAAGGGAGGGGATTGGTCCCGTTGTCCCCGTGTGCGCGTGGCGGTGGCGGTCGGTGGCGGCAGGCGGCACGCCTCGGTTCGACAGGCGTGCGTGAATGTGTTTCACGAGCGGGTTGAGTGAGTGAGTGAGTCATGATGGGGTCGCTTCGAGTACAAGGGATTGTACGGGCAGTGTGGCTTTGGTATGAACGCCATGGATTGGGTACCGCACCGGCACGACTTGTGCACGATGTGTGTGCTTTTGTTGCGGAAATTTTAAGGTGCACCGTGTACACCTTGATCTTTCGGTGTTGCCGGATTTTGTTTACATAAAAGagagcacatgcatgcatgcacaaaaTCTTGCAAAAAACTTTCACCGCACGCTGATGTCATCGTAGATTCAGATGTACAGATGGTTTATCTCACGAACCGTTCACCCGATTAGCGATCTGTTTTCACTGATGAGCTAGTCTCATGACGGATTCTGTAAGATTGGTCAGTATGTCTAGAGGTGGATGAATTATTACCAAGCCAAAAGTTTGACTCTTTTTTccaaattttaattttttttggcAATTTTAGCCTTTTCTAACAATCTATCAAACACCCTGCACATGCAAGTTTATAAGAATGTAGAAAGCGCAAAGCAAAGACATGTTTGTGAAAGTAAACAAGTAGAGTTAAAGATACGCAAACATGGCTGGCTCGGTCATAAATACGCGCGGACACGCACCTGTGCAACCGTTCATTTGCATCGTGATCCAGAATTTTTTTTTTGGCTGACATTGGATGTAGAAGAGATGAAAACTAGGAATCCTATGAATACGGCACAATATACTTGAACTAATACTTCGTCCAACCGTTCTTCTCCGTCCATTTTCTGTAAGTTTTGTCCTTCTTGTTCTCAACTGATGCTTCTTTTCAATCGAATTTCCATCCATTGATTATGtttaccttcttcttcctcggttGATCGGTTGCATTGTCACGTTGCACTACTCTTCTATCGTGTCATATAATTTTTTCCTTTCGCTCGCTTGGTCATCTTCTTTCTCAAGTCGTTTTACATCCATCCAACTATCTTCGTCCCTGTTATGCCGCATTACAAATTCATGCCATGGTTCTTCGGATTGCAAATTCATGGACTCTTTATTACATGTCCCTTTTGTGGTAcatgatacgttcattttgcatcatgttttcctactgttatttatattatttttattcaTTATAACACCTTTTCAagtaattttaatgccttttctttcataatatgcaaggtttacacaaagagggagaatgccgacagctggaattctgaacCCGAAATAGctacgtcagagatacctattctgcacatctccaaacgagctgaaattttacggagaattattttggaatatataaaaaatattggagaaaagaaataccagCAGGGGCCACCTAGGTGCCCCCTAGGCACCAGGCACGCGTGGTAATGGGGgccttggcccacctccggtgcccatcttctggtacataaggtcttttgacctaaaaaaatcaggagaggactttcgggacagagcgccgccgtctcgaggcggaacttgggtaggagcactttttccctccggcgaagcgattctgccgggggaacttccctccgggagagggaaatcgaagccatcgtcatcaccaacaaccctctcatcttgggagaccaatcttcatcaacatattcaacaacacaatttcatctcaaaccctagttcatctcttgtgttcaatctttgtatcaaaacctcagattagtacatgtgggtgactagtagtgttgattacatcttgtagttgatgctagttggtttatttggtgggaaatcatatgttcagatccattacactatttaatacccctctggaccgcatacatcagtatgtattattttcaattagtctctagctcactccattgttccgaagaacggaattttagttatcttgcccatgaggcatggttcacatgtctcaaatgaTTCCAAATGACTCATATGTCTCAAATGATTCTGCtgtcgtctctttcttcttccttgcatatgctagtttttgcttgccttggtaatttgtttgcttataaaatgcctatgcataggaagtatgttagacctagatgtgtttgtcacgtgctatatgatgctctctttgtgcttcaattcttgtctttcatgtgagcatcatcaaaattatcaatgcctagttaaaaggctttaaagaaaagcgcttgttgggagacaacccaatatttatccttgctgtttttcaataaataattcatctagcctctggttagatgtgtttttgggttttaattagtgtttgtgccaagtaagaccattgggatggtttacggtgatagttgatttgatcttactaaaaaacagaaacttttacgcccaggaaaataatttt encodes the following:
- the LOC123143797 gene encoding mitogen-activated protein kinase 3 codes for the protein MAMLVDPPNGMGNQGKHYYSMWQTLFEIDTKYVPIKPIGRGAYGIVCSSINRETNEKVAIKKIHNVFDNRVDALRTLRELKLLRHLRHENVISLKDIMMPVQRRSFKDVYLVYELMDTDLHQIIKSPQGLSNDHCQYFLFQLLRGLKYLHSAEILHRDLKPGNLLVNANCDLKICDFGLARTNSSKGQFMTEYVVTRWYRAPELLLCCDNYGTSIDVWSVGCIFAELLGRKPIFPGTECLNQLKLIVNVLGTMSESDLEFIDNPKARRYIKTLPYTPGVPLASMYPHAHPLAIDLLQKMLIFDPTKRISVTQALEHPYMSPLYDPSANPPAQVPIDLDIDENISSEMIREMMWQEMLHYHPEAAAAVNM